The proteins below are encoded in one region of Thermothelomyces thermophilus ATCC 42464 chromosome 1, complete sequence:
- a CDS encoding NAD(P)-binding domain protein, which translates to MASAIVVGATGILGREIVKQLAKSPEKWKTIYALSRSKKDEYPPNVVPKHIDLLSSADQMAQDLRGVEAEYIFFAAYLQKDTEQENWQVNGDMLSNFLSAVSHAKTKRILLVTGAKQYGVHLGQPKNPLLETDPWLTSDPFPPNFYYRQQTILHDFCAEHRGIHWTVTYPNDVIGFAKGNFMNLATGIGLYAAVSRELAPDEGLTFPGSPTFYTRFDTFTSSRLHARFCEWAALEPRAADQAFNVVNGDAQSWQDLWPRLARRFGTRVREDQFSRPPAAGAATSGCESRTELGDTPPISVAAKEAGLVGRVRGSALEQTVSLAKWSRREDVREAWDRLAEREGLQKDAFDNATWAFVDFELGRDYDIVLSMSKAREAGWTGYQDTWKAFSDVFGELEAARVLPKTH; encoded by the exons ATGGCATCCGCAATCGTAGTCGGCGCCACAG GCATTCTCGGCCGAGAAATAGTGAAGCAGCTCGCAAAGAGTCCGGAGAAGTGGAAGACCATCTATGCCCTCTCCCGCAGCAAGAAGGATGAGTATCCGCCCAACGTTGTGCCCAAGCACATCGACCTCCTGAGCTCGGCCGACCAGATGGCCCAAGACCTGCGGGGCGTCGAGGCCGAGTACATCTTTTTCGCTGCCTATCTCCAGAAGGACACGGAACAGGAGAATTGGCAGGTGAACG GCGATATGCTTTCCAACTTCCTCTCGGCCGTTTCTCACGCAAAGACCAAGCGCATCCTCCTCGTCACCGGCGCTAAGCAGTACGGCGTGCACCTCGGGCAGCCCAAGAACCCGCTCCTCGAGACCGACCCCTGGCTCACGTCGGACCCGTTCCCGCCCAATTTCTACTACCGCCAGCAGACCATCCTCCACGACTTCTGCGCCGAGCACCGGGGCATCCACTGGACCGTCACGTATCCCAACGACGTGATCGGTTTCGCCAAGGGCAACTTTATGAACCTGGCCACGGGCATCGGCCTCTACGCGGCCGTGAGCCGGGAGCTCGCGCCGGACGAGGGCCTGACCTTCCCCGGCTCGCCGACCTTCTACACCCGCTTCGACACGTTCACGTCGTCGAGGCTGCACGCCCGCTTCTGCGAGTGGGCCGCGCTCGAGCCCCGCGCCGCCGACCAGGCCTTCAACGTGGTCAATGGCGACGCCCAGAGCTGGCAGGACCTGTGGCCGCGCCTGGCCAGGCGGTTCGGCACGCGCGTCCGGGAGGATCAGTTCTCCCGGCCCCccgcggcgggggcggccaCGAGCGGCTGCGAGTCCAGGACCGAGCTGGGCGACACCCCGCCCATCAGCGTCGCCGCCAAGGAGGCCGGGCTCGTCGGGCGCGTCAGGGGCAGCGCGCTGGAGCAGACGGTGAGCCTGGCCAAGTGGAGCCGGAGGGAGGACGTCCGCGAGGCCTGGGACAGGCTGGCGGAGCGAGAGGGCCTCCAGAAGGACGCGTTCGACAACGCGACGTGGGCGTTTGTCGACTTTGAGCTCGGGCGCGACTACGACATCGTGCTGAGCATGAGCAAGGCCAGGGAGGCTGGCTGGACAGG GTACCAGGACACGTGGAAGGCGTTCTCTGACGTCTTTGGCGAGCTCGAGGCGGCCAGAGTGCTCCCCAAGACGCATTAA
- a CDS encoding SPT8-like protein, with translation MDDDYASSENEQDELMEDAEDLEAENDAEEENEDEEEDPDDQDEPEPEQEVEPEADVGEAEAEAEAEAEGESESIDASQALGADGQATSRDAPAGASAAPTSPAIASQWRPVLRQEYIDAPLYDIVPTMAAPQATSINALAITPDLRYWLTGGSDGYIRKYDGVNTINGKQQLTVAQRHPFVDSVVKAGVLMSYWENEEPAPPNARPEDRVLSPVYSLAVHSRALWLLSGLESGGINLQSVRHDEGKRIHCLREGGHTNAVSVLQLAPDEKSVLSGSWDKTVIDWDLNTGNVIRKFEGSGGQISAIELRPANGAPVPAEASQVEVKSETFFSETKPRANGFFQDGAADGANSGANGTGTVGDGPGSPEHESLFGSPAGSLFGDNDTMGGGGGGAFGDDDDEFSRAMDMGLHDDSNTQPLDNSADFTMGDADMPTGSGLDTGGQSTTDAPPPAQEGPSPPSSHPNGDGPSTPSMVFSSTAPPPQSDPTQTSANTFLAAAIDGTIRIWDRRVPNPVARISNRRGVPPWCMGACWSPDGNWIYAGRRNGTVEEFSIHNATSSWLPERTLKFPAGSGAVSCVRPMPNGRHLVCASHDILRLYDLRDTSAFKHSKVPFIIIPGPPKAGVISQLYIDPTSRIMISLGGTRGWDGTSTEVMIGYEIAVAK, from the exons ATGGACGACGACTACGCAAGTTCCGAGAACGAGCAAGACGAACTGATGGAGGACGCCGAGGATCTCGAGGCCGAGAATGACGCCGAAGAGGAGaacgaggacgaagaggaggacCCGGACGATCAAGATGAGCCGGAACCAGAGCAAGAGGTAGAGCCGGAAGCTGACGTCGGTGAAGCCGAAGCCGAAGCCGAAGCCGAAGCAGAGGGCGAGTCCGAGTCCATCGATGCTTCCCAGGCGCTTGGTGCCGATGGACAAGCTACCAGTCGAGATGCCCCCGCCGGCGCATCTGCCGCGCCGACAAGCCCGGCGATCGCGTCGCAATGGCGTCCCGTCCTACGACAAGAGTACATCGATGCCCCGCTTTATGACATCGTGCCGACCATGGCGGCTCCCCAGGCCACGAGCATCAACGCGCTGGCGATTACCCCTGATCTTCGGTACTGGTTAACAGGAGGGTCGGATGGGTACATCCGCAAGTACGACGGCGTGAATACCATAAACGGCAAGCAACAGCTCACTGTTGCCCAACGACACCCATTCGTCGACAGCGTCGTCAAAGCAGGCGTGCTGATGAGCTACTGGGAGAACGAGGAACCCGCGCCCCCGAACGCGCGGCCCGAAGATAGGGTTCTGTCTCCTGTATACAGTTTGGCCGTACATAGTCGGGCGCTGTGGCTGCTGAGTGGCCTCGAGAGCGGCGGCATCAACCTGCAGAGCGTGCGCCATGACGAGGGCAAGAGGATACACTGCCTCCGCGAGGGCGGGCACACGAATGCCGTCAGCGTTCTGCAACTCGCGCCGGACGAGAAGAGCGTGCTGAGCGGGAGCTGGGACAAGACGGTCATCGATTGGGATCTAAACACGGGCAACGTCATACGCAAATTCGAAGGGAGCGGCGGTCAAATCTCAGCCATCGAGCTGCGCCCGGCCAACGGCGCGCCCGTCCCCGCCGAGGCGAGCCAGGTCGAGGTGAAGAGCGAGACGTTTTTCTCCGAGACCAAGCCCCGGGCGAATGGGTTTTTCCAAGATGGCGCGGCCGACGGAGCAAACTCTGGCGCCAACGGGACAGGCACGGTTGGAGATGGCCCGGGGTCGCCGGAGCACGAATCTCTCTTCGGTAGTCCGGCCGGATCCCTCTTTGGCGATAATGACAccatgggcggcggcggcgggggagcgtttggtgatgatgacgacgagtTTTCACGGGCCATGGACATGGGGCTTCACGACGACTCCAACACTCAGCCCTTGGATAACTCGGCAGATTTCACTATGGGTGATGCCGACATGCCCACCGGCTCCGGCTTGGATACGGGCGGGCAATCCACAACAGACGCCCCCCCACCAGCGCAAGAAGGACCCAGC CCGCCATCCTCCCACCCCAACGGTGACGGCCCTTCAACCCCCTCCATGGTCTTTTCCTCGACCGCACCACCACCCCAGAGCGATCCAACCCAAACTTCGGCCAACAccttcctcgccgccgccatcgacGGCACCATCCGCATCTGGGACCGCCGCGTCCCCAACCCGGTCGCGCGCATCAGCAACCGTCGCGGGGTGCCTCCCTGGTGCATGGGCGCGTGCTGGTCGCCCGACGGCAACTGGATCTACGCGGGGCGGCGCAACGGCACGGTCGAGGAGTTCTCGATCCACAACGCGACCAGCTCCTGGCTGCCGGAGCGCACGCTCAAGTTCCCCGCCGGCTCGGGCGCCGTCAGCTGCGTCCGGCCCATGCCCAACGGCCGCCACCTCGTCTGCGCGTCCCACGACATCCTGCGCCTGTACGACCTGCGCGACACCTCGGCATTCAAGCACAGCAAGGTGCCCTTCATCATCATCCCCGGCCCGCCCAAGGCCGGCGTCATCTCCCAGCTCTACATCGACCCGACCTCGCGGATCATGATCTCGTTGGGCGGCACCAGGGGTTGGGATGGCACCTCTACCGAGGTCATGATCGGGTATGAGATCGCTGTTGCTAAATAG